The genome window CGTTTGATTCCGCTACATTCCAGCGTGCTATGATAACGATTCCCATATTCCGTAATATAAACCATCCCGGAAGCCCCATGCCTTCTCATACATCTCTCGCAGGCATGGTATTTCCCCTGACTTTCGTTGCGCAGTCCTTCCACTGCATCAAGAGGAACCATACGAACAGACGGCTCCAGATAGGTACAATGATAATTTCTATGATACACGATTCCAGTCTCCGTAATATAAACGACAGTCGGATCGCTGCGCTCCATAAAGCCCGCTTTACTGTATCCATTCCACCCTTTTATGCGCATCGTCTCCTGATATTTTATGGGCTCTATCACGAACACCGGAATCGGCAGCCTCACCTGATAGACTACCTTGATTTCCAGAATCCCTGTCCCCGGTATCATATAAGATTTCCCGCAGTCCAGGCCACTGCTGCCTCCTTCTACCAGGCTCCGGTCAAGTCTCTCTGCGCCGATAGACGCGACAATATCTCTCTGAAGCTGTACCGGCATCATCACCGGTATCTCATATACTTTTTCGGCCATTCGCTTTCCGGCTTCCTGCATTCCGCTGCGTACCGCATCCTGAATAGCCAGTATTTCCAACAGCCAGATCAGACAGATAGCCGCATAAAAAAACAGTGGTACACAAAAGACGGCCTCAACCGTGATACTTCCGGCAGAATATTTCTTCATCAGACATTCTCCATGGCATGTCCGGCGCTGCATTGAGGCAGATACAGATGCCTTTTCCTTTTGACAAGAAATGAATAGGTTTTGGGTCACAAATCCGTTCTCCTTTCTAAGGTATTCTTGGATCAGTTCTAGTATAGTATTAGTTTTTGAATTATAAACGAGGTTTGGAAAAGGCATCTGTATCCACCCCCCTTTGCCTTTTTGCACTACTGATACATGAATTCTGTCTTGAAGTGGTATTTTACCCCTCTTCTTAGCGAGCTGGTCATCTCAAATCCGGCTGCTGTTACACATTGGTCTGCCTGAAACCAGGTAAACCCTTTTCCCACGCGCAGATTCTGTTCCACTAAATCCAAAGCACGCATGGTAAGTACTTCCTTCTTCTCCAAAAATAGCAAAACCTGCAAATATGTTTCATATGTGTATCCACCTTCTGCATTCCTCCCATCCTGTAAAGCCCCTTCTTCCCCTAATTTCAGCAAAGCGCTCAGTGACAGCTGCCAGGTTTCCCTGCTCTTTACCAAAGGTACCTTTTTCCCGTCAAGCAAGGTCCTCACATCCAGCACGCTCTCCCCAAATGCCCAAGCCAGAAGTAATGCCTGCTTCACCACCGGAATGATCTCCGGCGATACAAAGAGCATGCAAAGAGCGCCCGCTAATGTCTCCGCTTCAGCCTGCTTCTCGGCATCGGTAAGTAAATACCCATAATTTGCTGCCATTCTGAACAAACACAACTTCTTTGCCACAGCTTCCAGGTTTGCTTTATCACTTTCTTTGCCCTCCAGCAGATATTCCAATTCATAATCCAACGCTCTTTCTTCCTTTGGAGCCGTTGCATTTCCAAACCGATCGAGAAGATAGAGATTGAAAAAAATGGTATCTCCGGTATTTCCGGCTTTCTCCTCAAACACGCCATATCCCTTTTTTAATGCTCTATGAGATACAAGCTGCGCCTTACTGACAGCCTTTTGGGACAATGAAAACCCGTCCGGCAGCACGATTCCAAGCAGGGAGCCCGTCTTTAAATCAGATATCTGTTCCAGAGGGTTGTTCTCCGCGGGAAGCCCGCTTTCTTCCTGCTCCAGCAGATGATCCAGTTCCCGACTAGTCCTGTCATTTTCTTTCCCGTATTCTTCCGCCTGTTGGTCCTGCTCCTTCCACACAGATAGCTTCCCTGTAAATTCATCCAATACCGAAGCCCCGGTCCTTGTCCTCTCAAACTGAACCGCCTGCCTGTAGAATTCCCGTCCATTCTCATCTGTCAAATACTTGATTCTTTCTATGTCCTTCTCCATATTTTCTGCTCCATACAGAGACAGTCGGTTTAAAAT of Roseburia hominis contains these proteins:
- a CDS encoding DUF5702 domain-containing protein codes for the protein MKKMVMGEITVFLSLVFLLLLGLVGAVLESASIQVLKNEKRADAGRATESIFAEYQRDLLEEYGIFGLEGSYETGDMSESNILNRLSLYGAENMEKDIERIKYLTDENGREFYRQAVQFERTRTGASVLDEFTGKLSVWKEQDQQAEEYGKENDRTSRELDHLLEQEESGLPAENNPLEQISDLKTGSLLGIVLPDGFSLSQKAVSKAQLVSHRALKKGYGVFEEKAGNTGDTIFFNLYLLDRFGNATAPKEERALDYELEYLLEGKESDKANLEAVAKKLCLFRMAANYGYLLTDAEKQAEAETLAGALCMLFVSPEIIPVVKQALLLAWAFGESVLDVRTLLDGKKVPLVKSRETWQLSLSALLKLGEEGALQDGRNAEGGYTYETYLQVLLFLEKKEVLTMRALDLVEQNLRVGKGFTWFQADQCVTAAGFEMTSSLRRGVKYHFKTEFMYQ
- a CDS encoding pilus assembly protein, with translation MKKYSAGSITVEAVFCVPLFFYAAICLIWLLEILAIQDAVRSGMQEAGKRMAEKVYEIPVMMPVQLQRDIVASIGAERLDRSLVEGGSSGLDCGKSYMIPGTGILEIKVVYQVRLPIPVFVIEPIKYQETMRIKGWNGYSKAGFMERSDPTVVYITETGIVYHRNYHCTYLEPSVRMVPLDAVEGLRNESQGKYHACERCMRRHGASGMVYITEYGNRYHSTLECSGIKRTVYAVPISEVRGRGACSKCG